A window of the Ipomoea triloba cultivar NCNSP0323 chromosome 14, ASM357664v1 genome harbors these coding sequences:
- the LOC116004526 gene encoding protein HIRA isoform X2, whose product MTNGICTAVLRGHSSLVKGVTWDPIGSFIASQSDDKTVVIWRTTDWSLAHRTEGHWAKSLGSTFFRRLGWSPCGHFITTTHGFQKPRHSAPVLERGEWSATFDFLGHNAPVIVVKFNHSMFRRNASNAQEMKSASPGWTNGSSKTGGKDSQPYNVIAIGSQDRTITVWTTASPRPLFVAKHFFSQSVVDLSWSPDGYSLFACSLDGTVGTFHFDANELGTRLSDTELDDLKKSRYGDVRGRQTNLVESPAQLLLEAASAKQTPVKKTSENVSLNQASSKAPADSVTAVKVPKSKVDNGKKIEGVTSDGVNKDAPSSRLSSPVKQREYRRPDGRKRIIPEAVGVPILQDNMTGAVQTLGPGFTNNSVDGENGDNGVIHNDTGFREGPNRRTVGGSADLKERSGVTARATVSESLVIEKVPVSAGKDGSVCIEHTGAVKDTCSLASSGTLSIRVCDKKGEDIIPFCLEARPREHTVNDVLGVGNTFVMKDTELICMKGMQTFWSDKISGKVTVLAGNANFWAVGSEDGSLQIYTKCGRRSMPTMMLGSGAVFIDCDESWKLLLVTRKGSLYLWDLFTRKCLLNDSLASLVTLDPKSNTSTIKVISVKLSKSGSPLVVLATRHAYLFDMNLMCWLRVADDCFPASNFASSWNLGSFHGGELAALQVDVRKFLARRPGWSRVTDDGVQTRAHLESQLASALALESPKEYRQCLLSYIRFLAREADESRLREVCESFLGPPIGMAEASTSSTEKPAWEPCVLGMKKHKLLREDILPAMASNRKVQRLLNEFMELLSEYDLSETNLGQNTVPTADKMDTDLAGAENNKPSSAAVTNQENAETPAAAAVAVDQMDIALETADPATEPVDSAIQETTNEEAIPQSNEMNLDPPPPSDQPNPCPPAPEDKGS is encoded by the exons ATGACTAATGGCATCTGCACTGCTGTTCTTAGGGGTCATTCTAGTCTGGTCAAAGGTGTTACCTGGGATCCCATTGGTTCCTTCATTGCAAGTCAGTCAGATGATAAGACTGTCGTTATTTGGCGCACTACTGACTGGAGCCTTGCTCATAGAACTGAAGGGCACTGGGCCAAATCT CTTGGATCTACCTTCTTTAGGCGGCTTGGATGGTCACCTTGCGGCCATTTTATAACTACCACTCATGGTTTTCAAAAGCCTAGGCATTCTGCTCCTGTTCTAGAGAGAGGGGAATGGTCTGCCACTTTTGATTTCTTAGGACACAATGCTCCTGTTATCGTAGTGAAATTCAATCACTCAATGTTTCGGAGGAATGCCTCTAATGCTCAGGAAATGAAATCTGCATCTCCTGGGTGGACCAACGGTTCATCAAAGACTGGAGGAAAAGATTCACAACCATACAATGTTATTGCCATAGGAAGTCAGGACCGTACTATAACTGTGTGGACTACAGCGAGTCCTCGCCCTCTTTTTGTTGCTAAACATTTCTTTTCTCAAAGTGTTGTGGATTTATCTTG GAGCCCTGATGGGTATTCATTGTTTGCATGCTCTTTGGATGGAACAGTAGGCACTTTTCACTTCGATGCAAATGAACTAGGTACTCGGCTATCTGATACTGAACTTGATGATTTAAAAAAGAGTCGCTATGGTGATGTTAGAGGCCGACAGACAAACTTAGTAGAAAGTCCTGCTCAATTATTGCTTGAAGCAGCATCTGCAAAGCAAACACCCGtgaagaaaacatcagaaaatgTTTCACTAAATCAAGCATCTTCAAAAGCACCTGCTGATTCAGTGACTGCAGTGAAAGTTCCCAAATCTAAAGTTGATAATGGGAAGAAAATTGAAGGAGTTACCAGTGATGGGGTAAATAAAGATGCTCCATCTTCTCGCTTGTCAAGTCCTGTGAAGCAAAGAGAATATAGACGGCCAGATGGCCGAAAGAGGATAATCCCCGAAGCAGTTGGGGTGCCTATACTGCAAGATAACATGACGGGTGCTGTCCAGACTCTAGGCCCTGGATTCACAAACAATTCTGTAGATGGTGAGAATGGTGATAACGGAGTAATTCATAATGATACTGGTTTCAGAGAAGGACCTAACAGGAGAACAGTAGGTGGGAGTGCTGACCTAAAAGAACGATCAGGTGTCACCGCTAGAGCTACTGTGAGCGAGAGCCTAGTCATAGAGAAGGTCCCAGTCTCTGCAGGTAAAGATGGGAGTGTTTGCATAGAACATACTGGGGCTGTTAAGGACACATGTTCATTGGCTTCTAGTGGTACTCTTTCAATTAGGGTTTGCGATAAGAAAGGGGAAGATATAATTCCATTTTGCTTGGAGGCTCGTCCCAGAGAACATACTGTAAATGATGTTCTAGGTGTAGGAAATACTTTTGTAATGAAAGATACTGAACTAATATGCATGAAGGGGATGCAAACATTTTGGTCTGATAAGATTTCTGGAAAAGTTACGGTTTTAGCCGGAAATGCCAACTTTTGGGCTGTAGGTAGTGAAGATGGCTCTCTTCAG ATATACACCAAGTGCGGGAGACGCTCAATGCCAACGATGATGTTAGGTTCTGGTGCAGTATTTATCGATTGCGATGAATCTTGGAAGTTGTTACTAGTCACAAGGAAGGGGTCATTGTACCTGTGGGATTTGTTCACGAGAAAATGCCTCCTTAATGATTCGTTGGCTTCTTTAGTGACTTTAGATCCCAAGTCAAATACAA GTACGATCAAAGTTATATCAGTGAAGTTATCGAAGTCTGGGTCCCCTCTCGTGGTTTTGGCCACACGGCATGCATATCTCTTCGATATGAACCTCATGTGCTGGTTGAGAGTTGCGGATGATTGTTTTCCTGCTTCAAATTTTGCAAGCTCCTGGAATTTGGGTTCGTTTCATGGCGGTGAACTGGCTGCCTTGCAAGTAGATGTCAGGAAGTTCCTGGCCAGAAGACCGGGTTGGAGCAG AGTGACTGATGATGGAGTGCAGACACGTGCTCATTTGGAATCTCAGTTGGCGTCGGCTCTTGCTTTGGAATCCCCAAAAGAATATCGCCAATGCCTTTTATCTTACATTCGCTTCCTAGCAAG AGAGGCAGATGAATCTAGACTGAGAGAAGTGTGCGAGAGTTTTCTTGGGCCTCCGATTGGAATGGCTGAGGCATCGACTTCTAGTACAGAGAAACCTGCATGGGAACCTTGTGTCCTC GGTATGAAAAAGCACAAGCTTCTGAGAGAAGATATACTTCCTGCGATGGCATCGAACCGAAAAGTGCAGCGGTTGCTCAACGAGTTTATGGAACTTCTTTCGGAATATGATTTAAGTGAAACTAACCTCGGACAGAATACTGTTCCAACCGCTGATAAAATGGATACTGATCTGGCCGGAGCAGAGAATAATAAACCTTCTTCCGCAGCAGTAACCAATCAAGAGAACGCAGAAAccccagcagcagcagcagtagcAGTAGACCAAATGGATATAGCGTTGGAAACAGCCGATCCAGCGACAGAACCGGTGGACTCTGCAATCCAAGAAACTACCAACGAAGAGGCGATACCCCAAAGCAACGAAATGAATTTGGACCCCCCGCCTCCATCTGATCAGCCGAATCCATGTCCACCTGCACCAGAGGATAAAGGCTCCTGA
- the LOC116004526 gene encoding protein HIRA isoform X1, whose product MIAEKPSWIKHEGMQIFSIDIQPGGLRFATGGGDHKVRIWNMKCVGRDMETDESIPKLLATLRDHFGSVNCVRWAKHGRYVASGSDDQVILIHERKPGSGTTEFGSGEPPDIENWKVAMTLRGHTADVVDLNWSPDDSTLASGSLDNTIHIWSMTNGICTAVLRGHSSLVKGVTWDPIGSFIASQSDDKTVVIWRTTDWSLAHRTEGHWAKSLGSTFFRRLGWSPCGHFITTTHGFQKPRHSAPVLERGEWSATFDFLGHNAPVIVVKFNHSMFRRNASNAQEMKSASPGWTNGSSKTGGKDSQPYNVIAIGSQDRTITVWTTASPRPLFVAKHFFSQSVVDLSWSPDGYSLFACSLDGTVGTFHFDANELGTRLSDTELDDLKKSRYGDVRGRQTNLVESPAQLLLEAASAKQTPVKKTSENVSLNQASSKAPADSVTAVKVPKSKVDNGKKIEGVTSDGVNKDAPSSRLSSPVKQREYRRPDGRKRIIPEAVGVPILQDNMTGAVQTLGPGFTNNSVDGENGDNGVIHNDTGFREGPNRRTVGGSADLKERSGVTARATVSESLVIEKVPVSAGKDGSVCIEHTGAVKDTCSLASSGTLSIRVCDKKGEDIIPFCLEARPREHTVNDVLGVGNTFVMKDTELICMKGMQTFWSDKISGKVTVLAGNANFWAVGSEDGSLQIYTKCGRRSMPTMMLGSGAVFIDCDESWKLLLVTRKGSLYLWDLFTRKCLLNDSLASLVTLDPKSNTSTIKVISVKLSKSGSPLVVLATRHAYLFDMNLMCWLRVADDCFPASNFASSWNLGSFHGGELAALQVDVRKFLARRPGWSRVTDDGVQTRAHLESQLASALALESPKEYRQCLLSYIRFLAREADESRLREVCESFLGPPIGMAEASTSSTEKPAWEPCVLGMKKHKLLREDILPAMASNRKVQRLLNEFMELLSEYDLSETNLGQNTVPTADKMDTDLAGAENNKPSSAAVTNQENAETPAAAAVAVDQMDIALETADPATEPVDSAIQETTNEEAIPQSNEMNLDPPPPSDQPNPCPPAPEDKGS is encoded by the exons ATGATTGCAGAAAAACCCAGTTGGATTAAGCATGAGGGCATGCAAATTTTCTCCATTGATATTCAGCCTGGTGGCCTCAGGTTTGCCACTGGTGGTGGTGACCACAAG GTTCGCATTTGGAACATGAAGTGTGTCGGCAGGGACATGGAGACGGATGAATCTATCCCCAAACTTCTTGCCACTTTGCGTGACCATTTTGGGTCAGTCAACTGTGTTAGGTGGGCTAAGCATGGAAGGTATGTTGCTTCTGGGTCTGATGACCAGGTAATCCTTATCCATGAGAGGAAGCCTGGCTCAGGGACCACAGAATTCGGTAGTGGAGAGCCACCTGATATTGAGAATTGGAAAGTTGCCATGACATTAAGAGGACACACTGCAGATGTG GTGGATCTTAATTGGTCTCCAGATGACTCAACATTGGCTAGTGGGAGCCTGGATAACACAATTCATATCTGGAGCATGACTAATGGCATCTGCACTGCTGTTCTTAGGGGTCATTCTAGTCTGGTCAAAGGTGTTACCTGGGATCCCATTGGTTCCTTCATTGCAAGTCAGTCAGATGATAAGACTGTCGTTATTTGGCGCACTACTGACTGGAGCCTTGCTCATAGAACTGAAGGGCACTGGGCCAAATCT CTTGGATCTACCTTCTTTAGGCGGCTTGGATGGTCACCTTGCGGCCATTTTATAACTACCACTCATGGTTTTCAAAAGCCTAGGCATTCTGCTCCTGTTCTAGAGAGAGGGGAATGGTCTGCCACTTTTGATTTCTTAGGACACAATGCTCCTGTTATCGTAGTGAAATTCAATCACTCAATGTTTCGGAGGAATGCCTCTAATGCTCAGGAAATGAAATCTGCATCTCCTGGGTGGACCAACGGTTCATCAAAGACTGGAGGAAAAGATTCACAACCATACAATGTTATTGCCATAGGAAGTCAGGACCGTACTATAACTGTGTGGACTACAGCGAGTCCTCGCCCTCTTTTTGTTGCTAAACATTTCTTTTCTCAAAGTGTTGTGGATTTATCTTG GAGCCCTGATGGGTATTCATTGTTTGCATGCTCTTTGGATGGAACAGTAGGCACTTTTCACTTCGATGCAAATGAACTAGGTACTCGGCTATCTGATACTGAACTTGATGATTTAAAAAAGAGTCGCTATGGTGATGTTAGAGGCCGACAGACAAACTTAGTAGAAAGTCCTGCTCAATTATTGCTTGAAGCAGCATCTGCAAAGCAAACACCCGtgaagaaaacatcagaaaatgTTTCACTAAATCAAGCATCTTCAAAAGCACCTGCTGATTCAGTGACTGCAGTGAAAGTTCCCAAATCTAAAGTTGATAATGGGAAGAAAATTGAAGGAGTTACCAGTGATGGGGTAAATAAAGATGCTCCATCTTCTCGCTTGTCAAGTCCTGTGAAGCAAAGAGAATATAGACGGCCAGATGGCCGAAAGAGGATAATCCCCGAAGCAGTTGGGGTGCCTATACTGCAAGATAACATGACGGGTGCTGTCCAGACTCTAGGCCCTGGATTCACAAACAATTCTGTAGATGGTGAGAATGGTGATAACGGAGTAATTCATAATGATACTGGTTTCAGAGAAGGACCTAACAGGAGAACAGTAGGTGGGAGTGCTGACCTAAAAGAACGATCAGGTGTCACCGCTAGAGCTACTGTGAGCGAGAGCCTAGTCATAGAGAAGGTCCCAGTCTCTGCAGGTAAAGATGGGAGTGTTTGCATAGAACATACTGGGGCTGTTAAGGACACATGTTCATTGGCTTCTAGTGGTACTCTTTCAATTAGGGTTTGCGATAAGAAAGGGGAAGATATAATTCCATTTTGCTTGGAGGCTCGTCCCAGAGAACATACTGTAAATGATGTTCTAGGTGTAGGAAATACTTTTGTAATGAAAGATACTGAACTAATATGCATGAAGGGGATGCAAACATTTTGGTCTGATAAGATTTCTGGAAAAGTTACGGTTTTAGCCGGAAATGCCAACTTTTGGGCTGTAGGTAGTGAAGATGGCTCTCTTCAG ATATACACCAAGTGCGGGAGACGCTCAATGCCAACGATGATGTTAGGTTCTGGTGCAGTATTTATCGATTGCGATGAATCTTGGAAGTTGTTACTAGTCACAAGGAAGGGGTCATTGTACCTGTGGGATTTGTTCACGAGAAAATGCCTCCTTAATGATTCGTTGGCTTCTTTAGTGACTTTAGATCCCAAGTCAAATACAA GTACGATCAAAGTTATATCAGTGAAGTTATCGAAGTCTGGGTCCCCTCTCGTGGTTTTGGCCACACGGCATGCATATCTCTTCGATATGAACCTCATGTGCTGGTTGAGAGTTGCGGATGATTGTTTTCCTGCTTCAAATTTTGCAAGCTCCTGGAATTTGGGTTCGTTTCATGGCGGTGAACTGGCTGCCTTGCAAGTAGATGTCAGGAAGTTCCTGGCCAGAAGACCGGGTTGGAGCAG AGTGACTGATGATGGAGTGCAGACACGTGCTCATTTGGAATCTCAGTTGGCGTCGGCTCTTGCTTTGGAATCCCCAAAAGAATATCGCCAATGCCTTTTATCTTACATTCGCTTCCTAGCAAG AGAGGCAGATGAATCTAGACTGAGAGAAGTGTGCGAGAGTTTTCTTGGGCCTCCGATTGGAATGGCTGAGGCATCGACTTCTAGTACAGAGAAACCTGCATGGGAACCTTGTGTCCTC GGTATGAAAAAGCACAAGCTTCTGAGAGAAGATATACTTCCTGCGATGGCATCGAACCGAAAAGTGCAGCGGTTGCTCAACGAGTTTATGGAACTTCTTTCGGAATATGATTTAAGTGAAACTAACCTCGGACAGAATACTGTTCCAACCGCTGATAAAATGGATACTGATCTGGCCGGAGCAGAGAATAATAAACCTTCTTCCGCAGCAGTAACCAATCAAGAGAACGCAGAAAccccagcagcagcagcagtagcAGTAGACCAAATGGATATAGCGTTGGAAACAGCCGATCCAGCGACAGAACCGGTGGACTCTGCAATCCAAGAAACTACCAACGAAGAGGCGATACCCCAAAGCAACGAAATGAATTTGGACCCCCCGCCTCCATCTGATCAGCCGAATCCATGTCCACCTGCACCAGAGGATAAAGGCTCCTGA